The following proteins are encoded in a genomic region of Amycolatopsis sulphurea:
- a CDS encoding ABC transporter family substrate-binding protein, with protein sequence MRFGRRAAPVLALAGVLLAGCSNTPPPPVVTSTPAPSTSERPAPSQIVAGVDDVVGGYNPHVIADSSTITSALSQLLLPSVFRQADDGTRTLDKTLMTSAEVVSQSPFTVRYEIRPDASWSDGAPIATEDFIYLADRMRNEPGVIEPAGYRLISDIKQRDGGKGVEVSFSKPYPAWQTLFDNLLPQHLLKDAPSGWQGALASSFPSVAGPFAIKTLDTARGEVVLQRNDRYWEKPAAVDTLILRRSDPSGIAAALRSGNDQFSLTHPDSTGLQLLNELGPTVQLHTLPRPLTASVLLRPVSATLSDSQVRAGVAALLDRTKLINAGAKGGPPATLKADAQVLPPSAKGYTPTIPAGSPAAPDPAGADRYFTAAGYKKEAGVWRKGGKTLSLVLASPGTEEPYASIAKELSAELIAGGIQVSTITPQPRELFSSLLAMPVVNGQQQAGPDSTGNVGVDIAVAGLPVGGDPATVLASTFGCAPGQSTTDKTKAAVPANPAGLCDEALQATIDSALTGSATLADSLKTLEPQLWSENAVIPLFQDAEALAVGKGISGLTPGAPMQGPFGTAVNWTRGASSGPETTTSAG encoded by the coding sequence GTGCGATTCGGACGCCGGGCAGCACCGGTGCTGGCACTGGCGGGGGTGCTGCTCGCCGGGTGCTCGAACACGCCGCCGCCCCCGGTGGTCACCTCCACACCCGCGCCGAGCACGTCGGAGCGGCCGGCCCCGTCTCAGATCGTGGCCGGGGTGGACGACGTGGTCGGCGGCTACAACCCGCACGTCATCGCGGACTCCTCCACGATCACCTCGGCGCTGTCCCAGCTGCTGCTGCCCTCGGTGTTCCGGCAGGCCGACGACGGTACCCGCACCCTGGACAAGACCCTGATGACCTCGGCCGAGGTGGTGTCCCAGTCCCCGTTCACGGTCCGCTACGAGATCCGCCCGGACGCCTCCTGGTCCGACGGGGCACCGATCGCCACCGAGGACTTCATCTACCTCGCCGACCGGATGCGGAACGAACCAGGGGTGATCGAGCCCGCGGGCTACCGGCTGATCTCCGACATCAAGCAGCGCGACGGCGGCAAGGGTGTCGAGGTCAGCTTCAGCAAGCCGTACCCGGCCTGGCAGACGCTGTTCGACAACCTGCTGCCACAGCACCTGCTCAAGGACGCACCGAGCGGCTGGCAGGGCGCGCTCGCGTCCAGTTTCCCATCGGTGGCCGGGCCGTTCGCGATCAAGACCCTGGACACCGCGCGCGGTGAGGTGGTCCTGCAGCGCAACGACCGGTACTGGGAGAAGCCCGCCGCGGTCGACACGCTGATCCTGCGCCGGTCCGATCCCTCCGGGATCGCCGCCGCGCTGCGCAGCGGCAACGACCAGTTCTCGCTCACCCATCCCGATTCCACCGGTCTCCAGCTGCTCAACGAGCTGGGCCCGACGGTCCAGCTGCACACGCTGCCGCGGCCGCTCACCGCGTCGGTGCTGCTGCGCCCGGTCAGCGCGACGCTGTCCGATTCCCAGGTTCGCGCCGGAGTCGCCGCGCTGCTGGACCGGACCAAGCTGATCAACGCCGGCGCGAAGGGCGGTCCGCCGGCCACGCTGAAGGCGGACGCACAGGTGCTGCCGCCTTCGGCGAAGGGCTACACGCCCACCATCCCGGCCGGTTCGCCCGCCGCACCGGACCCGGCCGGCGCGGACCGGTACTTCACGGCGGCCGGGTACAAGAAGGAAGCCGGAGTCTGGCGCAAGGGCGGCAAGACGCTGTCGCTCGTGCTCGCTTCACCGGGCACGGAGGAGCCCTACGCCTCGATCGCCAAGGAGCTGTCCGCGGAACTCATCGCCGGCGGGATCCAGGTCTCCACGATCACCCCGCAGCCGCGGGAGCTGTTCTCCTCGCTGCTGGCCATGCCGGTGGTGAACGGCCAGCAACAGGCGGGCCCGGACTCGACCGGCAACGTGGGCGTGGACATCGCCGTGGCCGGCCTGCCGGTCGGCGGCGATCCGGCGACCGTGCTGGCCTCCACCTTCGGCTGCGCCCCCGGACAGTCCACAACGGACAAGACGAAAGCGGCGGTGCCGGCCAATCCGGCCGGGCTGTGCGACGAGGCCTTACAGGCCACCATCGATTCCGCGCTGACCGGCTCGGCCACCCTCGCCGATTCGCTGAAGACCCTGGAACCGCAGCTGTGGTCGGAGAACGCGGTGATCCCGCTGTTCCAGGACGCCGAGGCCCTCGCGGTGGGCAAGGGCATCTCCGGGCTCACCCCGGGCGCGCCGATGCAGGGCCCGTTCGGCACCGCGGTGAACTGGACCCGCGGCGCCTCCTCCGGCCCCGAGACGACCACCTCCGCCGGCTGA
- a CDS encoding ABC transporter ATP-binding protein — MSEATAAATPVLSAQNLVKHFPIRGGGLLRRTAGAVQAVSDVSFDIYPRETLALVGESGCGKSTTARVALALQPLTSGKVTYEGRDLAAMSKRELQHLRRDMQIVFQDPYASVDPRLPVNEIIAEPLRIHGLYENNGRQQVRDLMKTVGLRPEHGNRFPHEFSGGQRQRIGIARALALKPKVLVLDEPVSALDVSIQAGVLNLLKDLQAELGLSYLFVSHDLSVVRHVSDRIAVMYLGKIVETAPAEQLFEHPAHPYTQALISAIPVPDPRKERTRQRIVITGDVPSPANPPSGCRFRTRCPKFANQLDDAGREKCTTEEPALTDRGDGHPVACHFAESLRLI, encoded by the coding sequence ATGAGCGAGGCAACGGCGGCGGCGACCCCCGTTCTTTCCGCGCAGAACCTGGTGAAGCACTTCCCGATCCGCGGTGGCGGCCTGCTGCGCCGCACCGCGGGCGCGGTGCAGGCGGTGTCGGACGTGTCCTTCGACATCTACCCGCGCGAAACGCTGGCGCTGGTCGGCGAGTCCGGCTGCGGTAAGTCGACCACCGCCCGGGTGGCGCTGGCCCTGCAGCCGCTCACCAGCGGCAAGGTCACCTACGAAGGCCGCGATCTGGCCGCCATGTCCAAGCGGGAGCTGCAGCATCTGCGGCGCGACATGCAGATCGTGTTCCAGGACCCGTACGCCTCGGTGGACCCGCGGCTGCCGGTGAACGAGATCATCGCCGAGCCGCTGCGCATCCACGGGCTGTACGAGAACAACGGCCGTCAGCAGGTCCGCGATCTGATGAAGACCGTGGGCCTGCGTCCCGAGCACGGCAACCGGTTCCCGCACGAGTTCTCCGGCGGGCAGCGCCAGCGGATCGGCATCGCCCGCGCGCTCGCGCTCAAGCCGAAGGTGCTGGTGCTCGACGAGCCGGTGTCCGCATTGGACGTTTCGATCCAGGCGGGCGTGCTCAACCTGCTCAAGGACCTGCAGGCGGAGCTGGGCCTGTCGTATCTGTTCGTCTCGCACGACCTGTCGGTGGTGCGGCACGTGTCCGACCGGATCGCGGTGATGTACCTGGGCAAGATCGTGGAGACGGCCCCGGCCGAGCAGCTGTTCGAGCATCCGGCGCATCCCTACACCCAGGCGCTGATCTCGGCCATCCCGGTGCCCGACCCGCGCAAGGAACGCACCCGGCAGCGCATCGTGATCACCGGCGACGTGCCCAGCCCGGCGAACCCGCCGTCGGGCTGCCGGTTCCGGACCCGCTGCCCGAAGTTCGCGAATCAGCTCGACGACGCGGGCCGCGAGAAGTGCACCACGGAGGAGCCCGCGCTGACCGACCGCGGCGACGGCCACCCCGTGGCCTGCCACTTCGCCGAAAGCCTTCGGCTGATCTGA
- a CDS encoding ABC transporter ATP-binding protein, with product MTTRTSSPGGGMTTEHTGDAVLTVDDLTVQFPTGDGVVNAVRGVSYQLQRGEVLGIVGESGSGKSVTSLAVMGLLPRTAKVSGSIRFGDTELLKASEKDLNKVRGKGIAMVFQDPMTSLNPVYTVGDQIAEAITAHHDVRKDVAKKQAIDLLDLVRIPNPKQRADEYPHQLSGGMRQRVVIAIAMANNPDVIIADEPTTALDVTVQAQILEALKAAQQETGAAMVLITHDLGVIAGSADRVHVMYAGRLVESGTVDEIFYTPRMPYTLGLLGSLPRLDVKTERLTPITGAPPATTNMPPGCPFSPRCPLSQDICEQEEPPLVAVGHGQHAACHFSEQVEGKDPEDLFSATSADTAAVTPTVDAATDTETNR from the coding sequence ATGACGACCCGTACTTCTTCCCCCGGCGGCGGCATGACCACCGAGCACACCGGCGACGCGGTCCTCACCGTCGACGATCTGACGGTGCAGTTCCCGACCGGCGACGGCGTGGTCAACGCCGTGCGCGGGGTGAGCTACCAGCTGCAGCGCGGTGAGGTGCTGGGCATCGTCGGCGAGTCCGGCTCCGGGAAATCGGTCACCTCGCTGGCGGTGATGGGCCTGCTTCCCCGCACCGCCAAGGTGTCCGGCTCGATCCGCTTCGGCGACACCGAGCTGCTGAAGGCGAGCGAGAAGGACCTCAACAAGGTCCGCGGCAAGGGCATCGCGATGGTCTTCCAGGACCCGATGACCTCGCTGAACCCGGTGTACACCGTGGGCGACCAGATCGCCGAGGCGATCACCGCGCACCACGACGTGCGCAAGGACGTGGCGAAGAAGCAGGCGATCGACCTGCTCGACCTGGTCCGCATCCCGAATCCGAAGCAGCGTGCCGACGAGTACCCGCACCAGCTCTCCGGCGGGATGCGCCAGCGGGTGGTGATCGCGATCGCGATGGCCAACAACCCGGACGTGATCATCGCGGACGAGCCGACCACCGCACTCGACGTGACGGTGCAGGCGCAGATCCTCGAAGCACTCAAGGCCGCGCAGCAGGAGACCGGCGCCGCGATGGTGCTGATCACCCACGACCTCGGCGTGATCGCCGGGTCGGCCGACCGGGTACACGTGATGTACGCGGGCCGGCTGGTCGAATCCGGCACGGTGGACGAGATCTTCTACACCCCGCGGATGCCCTACACCCTGGGCCTGCTGGGCAGCCTGCCGCGGCTGGACGTCAAGACCGAGCGGCTGACCCCGATCACCGGGGCACCACCGGCCACCACGAACATGCCGCCGGGCTGCCCGTTCAGCCCGCGCTGCCCGCTGTCGCAGGACATCTGCGAGCAGGAGGAGCCGCCGCTGGTGGCCGTCGGGCACGGCCAGCACGCGGCGTGCCACTTCAGCGAGCAGGTCGAAGGCAAGGACCCCGAAGACCTGTTCAGCGCCACCTCGGCCGACACCGCCGCGGTGACCCCGACCGTCGACGCGGCGACCGACACGGAGACGAACCGATGA
- a CDS encoding ABC transporter permease has product MPDDSFTTSGGSAAAPAAPHTPKGAPDREFTVKERSQAQLVFRRFLQHRLAMISLVVFILIVLFAYVGGALWKYGPDTITESNSAPPSGAHPFGTDAVGHDQLAQVMRGTQISLQISVLVALFATIVGTVWGAVAGYYRGWVDTVLMRIADLVLTLPLLAVAAVLAHQSGGTWWLIAVVIAGLYWAYVSRVARGVVLSLREKEFVEASKALGASDARIIFRHLVPNALGAIIVNLTILVSIGILLETALSFLGFGVQVPDTSLGLLVSTAQTAVDTRPWLFYFPGIFIILIALTINFIGDGLRDAFDPQQTKVRA; this is encoded by the coding sequence ATGCCTGACGACTCCTTCACCACCTCCGGCGGCTCCGCTGCCGCGCCGGCCGCCCCGCACACCCCCAAGGGCGCCCCGGACCGCGAGTTCACCGTCAAGGAACGCAGCCAGGCACAACTGGTCTTCCGGCGTTTCCTCCAGCACCGGCTGGCCATGATCAGCCTCGTCGTGTTCATCCTGATCGTGCTGTTCGCCTACGTCGGCGGCGCGCTGTGGAAGTACGGCCCGGACACCATCACCGAGTCGAACTCGGCGCCGCCCTCGGGCGCGCACCCGTTCGGCACCGACGCGGTCGGGCACGACCAGCTCGCCCAGGTGATGCGCGGAACCCAGATCTCCCTGCAGATCTCCGTGCTCGTCGCGCTGTTCGCCACCATCGTGGGCACCGTCTGGGGTGCCGTGGCCGGCTACTACCGCGGCTGGGTGGACACGGTGCTGATGCGGATCGCCGACCTGGTGCTCACCCTCCCGCTGCTCGCGGTGGCCGCGGTGCTGGCGCACCAGTCCGGCGGCACCTGGTGGCTGATCGCGGTGGTGATCGCCGGGCTGTACTGGGCCTACGTCTCCCGGGTCGCCCGCGGTGTGGTGCTTTCCTTGCGGGAGAAGGAATTCGTCGAGGCGTCCAAGGCACTCGGCGCGAGCGACGCGCGGATCATCTTCCGGCACCTGGTGCCCAACGCGCTCGGCGCGATCATCGTCAACCTGACGATCCTGGTGTCCATCGGCATCCTGCTGGAGACCGCGCTGTCCTTCCTCGGCTTCGGCGTGCAGGTCCCGGACACCTCGCTCGGCCTGCTCGTCTCCACCGCGCAGACCGCGGTGGACACCCGCCCGTGGCTGTTCTACTTCCCGGGCATTTTCATCATCCTGATCGCGCTGACGATCAACTTCATCGGCGACGGCCTGCGGGACGCGTTCGACCCCCAGCAGACGAAGGTGCGCGCATGA
- a CDS encoding ABC transporter permease → MLAFALRRLFVSVPILIVSTFVVFVMVSLSANPLSPLIARNPPPPPQTIELERIRLHLDQPILERYWHWVTGIFSGDFGPSVDSTTNIGNEIFARFGVTLRLIVLAMVVALILAVIIGVVSAARQYSKFDYTATFFGFLFLSMPAFWFAILLKQVGIGINTAVGDQVFYTIGSSSVIASGGFWASLGDIFGHLILPTISLALTSYAAWSRFQRASMLEVLNSDYVRLARAKGLPRWTVTRRHALRNALIPLTTVTALDIGAILGGAVVTETVFQWQGSGAFLLNAIKTSDVYAVEGWLLIAATFIILLNLIADLLYGLLDPRIRYA, encoded by the coding sequence ATGCTTGCCTTCGCACTGCGCCGGCTCTTCGTCTCGGTGCCGATCCTGATCGTTTCGACCTTCGTCGTATTCGTGATGGTCTCGCTGTCGGCCAACCCGCTGAGCCCGCTGATCGCGCGGAATCCACCACCCCCACCGCAGACCATCGAGCTGGAACGCATCCGGCTGCACCTCGATCAGCCCATCCTCGAACGCTACTGGCACTGGGTCACCGGCATCTTCAGCGGTGACTTCGGCCCCTCGGTGGACTCGACCACCAACATCGGCAACGAAATCTTCGCCCGGTTCGGCGTCACGCTGCGGCTGATCGTGCTCGCCATGGTCGTCGCGCTGATCCTCGCGGTGATCATCGGCGTGGTCAGCGCCGCCCGCCAGTACTCGAAGTTCGACTACACGGCCACGTTCTTCGGCTTCCTGTTCCTGTCCATGCCCGCGTTCTGGTTCGCCATCCTGCTCAAGCAGGTCGGGATCGGGATCAACACCGCGGTGGGCGACCAGGTCTTCTACACCATCGGGTCCTCCTCGGTCATCGCCTCCGGCGGATTCTGGGCTTCCCTCGGCGACATCTTCGGCCACCTGATCCTGCCGACCATCTCGCTCGCGCTGACCAGCTACGCGGCCTGGAGCCGTTTCCAGCGCGCGTCCATGCTCGAGGTGCTCAACAGCGACTACGTGCGGCTGGCCCGGGCGAAGGGGCTGCCACGCTGGACGGTCACCCGGCGGCACGCGCTGCGCAACGCGCTGATCCCGCTGACCACTGTCACCGCGCTGGACATCGGCGCCATCCTCGGCGGCGCGGTGGTCACCGAGACCGTGTTCCAGTGGCAGGGCTCGGGTGCGTTCCTGCTGAACGCGATCAAGACGAGCGACGTCTACGCCGTGGAGGGGTGGCTGCTCATCGCGGCCACGTTCATCATCCTGCTCAACCTCATCGCCGACCTGCTCTACGGCCTGCTCGACCCGAGGATCCGCTATGCCTGA
- a CDS encoding ABC transporter family substrate-binding protein, with protein sequence MLVTTRSRAVQLGAFVAGAALLLSACGGGGGNSAVQTGQAFADCDQNPNTCNSAQSDQVQDGGTVTYAIEKNIPDWNVTSAKGNVFETGEVTRGLLPHTFYTTPELKSVLNKDFVESADLTNPTTIVYKINPKAVWSDGTPLSADDFIYNWKVQNGKDCPGCSAADTSGYDQVTSVVGSDGGKTVTATLSKPFTDWRKLWGSSGGMYPAHLAKQNGGVDTPDGLAASYAWFSKTVPTWTGGPWKISKFENNTAVTEVPNDKYWGTKSKLQSVVFRIITDATQEPTALQNNEVQAIYPQPQVDLVNQVKNMPNISSYIGLGLTWEHFDFNLQAPALKNAAIRQAMFTAVNRQDIIAKTVGQFTDKVKPLNNHNFMPQQEGYKDVVSSTGQGSGDVEKAKKILTDAGYKLNGQQLMDPSGQPVPALRIRYTVGNQIRQDECQLFAKAVEPLGIKVNVSSTDDLGATTTEGDYDAIVFAWVSTPFAIGGAKQLWGTGQGSNFGKYTNPQVDTLIAQASAETDPAKGAELLNQADQVMTNDAYVLPLYQKPTFLASSDKIANIRNNSSLDGPVYNMTEWGLRK encoded by the coding sequence ATGTTAGTGACGACAAGGTCGCGCGCCGTGCAACTCGGTGCGTTCGTCGCGGGCGCGGCCCTTCTGCTCTCCGCCTGTGGTGGCGGGGGTGGCAACAGCGCAGTGCAGACCGGCCAGGCGTTCGCCGACTGTGACCAGAACCCGAACACCTGCAATTCGGCCCAGTCCGACCAGGTGCAGGACGGGGGCACCGTCACCTACGCGATCGAGAAGAACATCCCGGACTGGAACGTCACCTCGGCCAAGGGCAACGTTTTCGAGACCGGTGAGGTCACCCGCGGCCTGCTGCCGCACACCTTCTACACCACGCCCGAACTGAAGTCGGTGCTGAACAAGGACTTCGTCGAATCCGCCGATCTGACGAACCCGACCACGATCGTCTACAAGATCAACCCGAAGGCGGTCTGGTCGGACGGCACCCCGCTCTCGGCGGACGACTTCATCTACAACTGGAAGGTGCAGAACGGCAAGGACTGCCCGGGCTGCTCCGCCGCGGACACCTCCGGCTACGACCAGGTCACCTCGGTGGTCGGCTCGGACGGCGGCAAGACCGTGACCGCGACGCTGTCCAAGCCGTTCACCGACTGGCGCAAGCTGTGGGGTTCGTCGGGTGGCATGTACCCGGCGCACCTGGCCAAGCAGAACGGCGGGGTGGACACCCCGGACGGGCTCGCGGCCTCCTACGCCTGGTTCAGCAAGACCGTGCCGACCTGGACCGGCGGCCCGTGGAAGATCTCGAAGTTCGAGAACAACACGGCGGTCACCGAGGTGCCCAACGACAAGTACTGGGGCACCAAGTCGAAGCTGCAGAGCGTGGTCTTCCGGATCATCACCGACGCCACCCAGGAGCCGACCGCGCTGCAGAACAACGAGGTGCAGGCGATCTACCCGCAGCCGCAGGTGGACCTGGTCAACCAGGTGAAGAACATGCCGAACATCTCCTCCTACATCGGCCTCGGCCTGACCTGGGAGCACTTCGACTTCAACCTGCAGGCACCGGCGCTGAAGAACGCCGCGATCCGGCAGGCGATGTTCACCGCGGTCAACCGCCAGGACATCATCGCCAAGACGGTCGGCCAGTTCACCGACAAGGTGAAGCCGCTGAACAACCACAACTTCATGCCGCAGCAGGAGGGCTACAAGGACGTGGTCTCGTCCACCGGGCAGGGTTCCGGTGATGTCGAGAAGGCGAAGAAGATCCTGACCGACGCCGGCTACAAGCTCAACGGCCAGCAGCTGATGGACCCGAGCGGCCAGCCCGTGCCGGCCCTGCGGATCCGTTACACCGTGGGCAACCAGATCCGCCAGGACGAGTGCCAGCTGTTCGCCAAGGCGGTCGAGCCGCTGGGCATCAAGGTCAACGTGTCCTCGACCGACGACCTCGGCGCCACCACCACCGAGGGCGACTACGACGCCATCGTGTTCGCCTGGGTGTCCACGCCGTTCGCGATCGGCGGGGCCAAGCAGCTGTGGGGCACCGGTCAGGGCAGCAACTTCGGCAAGTACACCAACCCGCAGGTGGACACCCTGATAGCCCAGGCCAGCGCCGAGACCGACCCGGCCAAGGGCGCAGAGCTGCTCAACCAGGCCGACCAGGTCATGACCAACGACGCGTACGTGCTTCCGCTGTACCAGAAGCCGACCTTCCTCGCGTCCTCGGACAAGATCGCGAACATACGCAACAACTCGTCACTGGACGGGCCGGTGTACAACATGACCGAGTGGGGCCTCCGCAAGTGA
- the mshB gene encoding N-acetyl-1-D-myo-inositol-2-amino-2-deoxy-alpha-D-glucopyranoside deacetylase, with amino-acid sequence MKRKLLLVHAHPDDESLTTGGAIARYAAEGAEVFLVTCTLGEEGEIVPPRLARLAAAEADQLGGYRFGELAGACAALGLTRHDYLGGIGRWRDSGMADTPAAEHPRAFTGGPVVEQAAQLRGLLDELAPQVVVTYDAFGGYGHPDHIRAHEITMAAATDVPRVFHVVQSRAALVAGLAELRAEGTSPFRIPADDELPSVPDEKITTVLDISAHVPAKLAALRAHETQLTVCEDAVVHFALTNDVAQPIPPAEYFVLARGDADGAGTDLFGGL; translated from the coding sequence GTGAAGCGGAAGCTGCTGCTGGTCCACGCGCACCCGGACGACGAGAGCCTCACCACCGGCGGGGCCATCGCCCGGTATGCGGCCGAGGGCGCGGAAGTCTTCCTGGTCACCTGCACCCTCGGTGAGGAGGGTGAGATCGTGCCGCCGCGGCTGGCCCGGCTGGCCGCGGCCGAAGCCGACCAGCTGGGCGGCTACCGCTTCGGCGAACTCGCCGGCGCTTGTGCCGCGCTCGGCCTCACCCGGCACGACTACCTCGGCGGGATCGGCCGGTGGCGAGATTCCGGCATGGCGGACACGCCGGCCGCCGAGCACCCGCGGGCCTTCACCGGCGGACCGGTCGTCGAGCAGGCCGCGCAGCTGCGCGGCCTGCTCGACGAACTGGCGCCGCAGGTCGTCGTCACCTATGACGCGTTCGGCGGCTACGGCCACCCGGACCACATCCGTGCGCACGAGATCACCATGGCCGCCGCGACCGACGTGCCGCGCGTCTTTCATGTGGTCCAGTCCAGGGCCGCACTCGTCGCCGGGCTCGCCGAACTGCGCGCGGAGGGGACCTCTCCCTTCCGTATACCCGCGGACGACGAGCTGCCCTCGGTCCCGGACGAGAAGATCACCACTGTGCTCGACATCTCCGCACACGTTCCGGCGAAGCTCGCCGCCTTGCGCGCGCACGAGACACAGCTGACCGTGTGCGAAGACGCGGTCGTCCACTTCGCACTCACCAACGACGTCGCCCAGCCGATCCCGCCCGCCGAGTACTTCGTGCTCGCCCGCGGCGACGCGGACGGTGCCGGGACCGATCTGTTCGGCGGGCTGTGA
- a CDS encoding site-2 protease family protein, protein MRPSPIFLGILAVSVAGGFLAAYGDSSTLLSSRDPMFVAGVVLLVAGGWIASLTLHEFGHAFVAFRGGDHEVARKGYLSLDVRRYTDPVLSLLLPLIFLLIGGIPLPGGAVWINRGALRSRATSSWVSLAGPLSNLAVGAALCLVVALVPMATGLFYALSYLALLQVMTFLLNILPVPGLDGWGALEPYLSPQARMFGARVRPWAPLALFALFFVFRPAGDLLWSVAGKVFLALGGSSLAANVGQTAFLFWR, encoded by the coding sequence GTGCGCCCGAGTCCGATCTTCCTCGGCATCCTCGCCGTCTCCGTGGCCGGCGGTTTCCTGGCCGCATACGGGGACTCTTCGACCTTGCTCAGCAGCCGCGACCCGATGTTCGTCGCGGGTGTGGTGCTGCTCGTCGCGGGCGGCTGGATCGCCTCGCTCACCCTGCACGAGTTCGGCCACGCCTTCGTGGCCTTCCGCGGCGGGGATCACGAAGTCGCCCGCAAGGGGTACCTCTCGCTGGACGTCCGTCGCTATACGGACCCGGTGCTGTCCTTGCTGCTGCCGTTGATCTTCCTGTTGATCGGCGGCATTCCGCTGCCCGGCGGCGCGGTGTGGATCAACCGGGGCGCGTTGCGCAGCCGGGCCACTTCGTCGTGGGTCTCGCTGGCCGGGCCGTTGAGCAATCTGGCCGTGGGCGCCGCGCTGTGCCTGGTGGTCGCGCTGGTGCCGATGGCGACGGGCCTGTTCTACGCACTGTCCTATCTGGCCTTGCTGCAGGTGATGACGTTCCTGCTGAACATCCTTCCGGTGCCGGGGCTGGACGGATGGGGTGCACTGGAGCCCTATCTGTCGCCGCAGGCGCGGATGTTCGGTGCGAGGGTGCGGCCGTGGGCGCCGCTGGCGCTGTTCGCGCTCTTCTTCGTGTTCCGCCCGGCCGGGGATCTGCTCTGGTCCGTGGCCGGGAAGGTCTTCCTGGCGCTCGGCGGCAGCTCGCTCGCGGCCAATGTGGGGCAGACCGCGTTCCTGTTCTGGCGCTGA
- a CDS encoding WhiB family transcriptional regulator, protein MRLEAESKEWGHVVGWGENPEQQLGDLTDLFDATEEQDWQERALCAQTDPEAFFPEKGGSTREAKRICLGCEVKDECLEYALAHDERFGIWGGLSERERRKLKKRA, encoded by the coding sequence GTGCGGTTGGAAGCAGAGAGCAAGGAATGGGGGCACGTCGTGGGGTGGGGAGAGAACCCGGAGCAGCAGCTCGGGGATCTGACCGACCTCTTCGATGCCACCGAAGAGCAGGACTGGCAGGAACGCGCGCTCTGCGCGCAGACCGACCCGGAGGCGTTCTTCCCCGAGAAGGGCGGCTCGACCCGGGAAGCCAAACGGATCTGCCTTGGCTGTGAAGTCAAGGACGAATGCCTCGAGTACGCCCTGGCGCACGACGAGCGCTTCGGCATCTGGGGCGGACTGTCCGAACGGGAACGGCGGAAGCTCAAGAAACGCGCCTGA